GAGGTCGAAGTCGGTAAGCATCAGGGCGTGAATGACCTGTTTCGCCAGCTCAGTGATTACCAGATCGAAGTGGCCAGCATGCGCAACAAGGCTAACCGGCTGGAAGAGTTGTTTATGAAAATGACGTCTGCGCATTCTCATTCAGTTTCTGACAATAAGACCAGCCGGGGGTAGAGGATGGCTTCAGAATGGAAGTATCAGGCCGTTGCGTTCAATACTATTTTTGTTCGGGAAGTGCGCCGCTTTACGCGCATCTGGCCTCAGACTTTATTGCCGCCAGTGATTACCATGGCGTTGTATTTTATTATTTTTGGCACTGTGATTGGATCCCGCATCGGCGAAATGGCCGGCTTTGGTTACATGACGTTTGTAGTGCCTGGGTTGGCAATGATGTCAGTAATTACCAATAGCTTTACTAATGTGGTATCGAGCTTCTTCAGTAGTAAGTTTCAGCGCAGTGTGGAAGAACTGCTGGTGTCGCCGGTATCCAACAGTATTATCCTGATGGGCTATGTACTGGGTGGAACTGTCAGGGGGTTGCTGGTGGGTATTCTGGTGATGATGATGGGGGCTTTTTTTGTGGATTTGCAGATCTACAGTGTACCGATCACCCTGCTGGCCGTGTTCATGACCGCTGTACTGTTTGCCCTTGGCGGATTTATTAACGCTATCTTTGCCAGAAAGTTTGATGATATTTCCATTATCCCAACCTTTGTGCTGATGCCTATGACTTACCTGGGCGGCGTCTTTTATTCCATAGAGCTACTGCCGGAACCCTGGCGCTCCCTATCCATGCTCAACCCGATTCTGTATCAGGTGAATGCTTTCCGGTACGGGATTCTGGGAGAAGATGGAGGGGTGAATGTCACCATGGCTTTTGTCGTGATGGGGCTGGCTATTGCCCTGTTTACTGTTTTCGCCCTCTGGCTGCTCAGAACCGGTAAGGGGTTGCGGTCATAGACGTTTGAATATCAGACCATCATCCATGATAATCCACGGCCTTGAAATGGGAACTGAAGCTTAGAATATTCCGCTGTTAGCTGTTAGCTGTTAGCTGTTGGCTGTACGAATAGCCAATAGCCAACAGCCAATAGCCAAAGGCCAAACGCCAAAAACCGGTATATTTCTGATTGCTGCCCCCCTGAATGCTCATCTGAAACTCTCATGTAAAACAAAGGCTTAAATTATCATGGCTAATTCGGTCGAAATGTCCCAGCTGGGTAAGACCAGTCTGTACGAAACGGAATACAACCCTTCTATCCTGTTCCCTATTCCCCGCAAGGAGAAGCAGGAAGAGTTGGGCCTGGACCCGAATAATCTGCCTTATGTGGGTTGTGACGTCTGGTACGCCTATGAAATTTCCTGGCTGAACGCCCGTGGCAAGCCTCTGGCTATGGTGGCTCGCTTTGAACTGCCCTGTGATTCTCCCTGCCTGATTGAGTCCAAGTCGTTCAAGCTGTATCTGAACTCTTTTAACCAGAGTCGTTTCGACAGTGTTGCCGCTGCCCGTGAGACCATGATCAAAGACCTGTCCGCCGCAGCGGGTGCGCCAGTAAAGGTTGAATTGATGACTGTGGCAGAGATGGAAGCCTTTGGTTTCAGCAAAGCACCGGGCCTGTGTGTTGATGAGCTGGATATTGCCATTGACACCTATATGTATCAGCCGGACTTTCTGCGCAAAGGTGAAGGATGTGTGGAAGAGGCCATTCATTCCAATCTGCTGAAGTCAAACTGTCCGGTAACCGGTCAGCCAGATTGGGGAACCATTGTCGTTGAATACAAAGGTGAGGCCATCGACCACGAATCGTTTCTGCGTTATATCTGCTCATTCCGGGAGCACCAGGAGTTCCATGAGCAGTGTGCCGAGCGAGTGTTTACTGACATTCAGCAGCGTTTCCGGATGGAGGAGCTGACGGTTTACGCCCAGTACGTTCGTCGTGGCGGTCTGGATATTAATCCATGGCGCAGCACCCACCACGGTGAAACCAATCGCCTGCGTCTGGTAAGGCAGTAAGAATAACGAAAGGCACAGCAATATGGGAAAACTCTGCTAGTGTTTTGTGATTCTTGAAAACGTTGAAGATACGTTCACAGGTTGCAGAGCAGTGTTTTCTCATTGGGGCTAAATATGAGCTGTCCGTTGCTAAGCCTTACTACCAGAATATTGCTTGTTTTCGCACTTTCCTGGTCTCAGCTGCCTGAGGTGTTCGCTGTTGATTTTTGCCCTCACTGTCATCACGAACTACAGTCAGTTGCTGCTGCTGAAGGAAGTCAACACTGCTCCATGTGTGATGAATACTTTGCTGCCGCCGCAGGGCTGGAACAGACCATCCGGGAGGCGGCCACGGAGAGTGGCTTTGACTTGCAGCAGCCTTCTATTCAGCCACATGACCGGCATATGCTGAATCGTCTCAGAGAATACCAGCTGGTTGCTGCACAATTGATGATGAATGATGAAGCTGCCATACCCTACGCCGCTTATAGTGAAGCCGTTACAATGATCCTTTTATTCCGTTCCATTTATCCTGCTGCGGAAGTGAACTACGGATCTTTTATCACCGGCAGTCTTGTTGCAATGTCACTATGCTTGCGGGAGAAGCGATGGAATGACATTGACTATTCTCTGGCTTTCCGCAGGGCACTCAACAACTTTATTGATATGCAGTCCCGCTATGAGAGCCGGTTGACCAGCGAACACAGAAATTTTGTTAAGGCTGTTCGTCAACGACTTCAGCTTGATGATGAAAATAATGATGAATTTCGATCCTGCATGAAGGCTTTTATACGAAAGGCAACAACGAGCCTTCAGGACTCACCTGTTTTTTATGAGCGGCTTGAATCAGAGCTTTCTGAATTGGGCTACTTCCAGTTTGATATCAATAGGCATGAATCCAAATTAATTACCGTTGTTCGCTCGCAACAGCAGGGTAGTCAGAGTGTCGATTATTATATATTGTCCCAGCCCGCCCTTATTATTCCTGTTCAACAAGGGATGGAGGCACCGACATTGTCCAGCCTGCTGGAGCTCATGAATGCGGTGTCCAGAATAAGCAAGAGCAATAGTTGGTTTGCAGAACTTACTTCCAACCCTGAAAAGTTAGCCCAGTTACTGAATTTGCAAATCCAGTCATCTGAACTAGCTGAGCCATTGCGGTCACATGTTCAAGGCATAGTCAGTACCCCAAATGCCCCACTATTTGCCGGCAGCGCAGACACCTTTATCAACCACTTTACTCAGAATGGTATTGTACTGCCCACAAACTGGCAGACGAGAATCAGAGATGAGCTAACCACTTCTGGTGTGCTGGCAGAGCAAACACTAAATGTCCTTGTTCAGGCTTTATTGTTTTGTCGGGAGGTACGGGACTTGCTCAGTAACACTAACTCAGGCACCTCTGAGGAAAACATGAGCCGGATGGTAGCCAGTTTACAAATCTCCCTACAAGGTGATGCCCCTTCAACGCACACGACGGGAGTTGAGGGTGAACCAGCCCGGCAGGAAATCACGCCTTCCGCTGCCCAAAGCATGATAATTCTGCTCAGTGCCCTGATGATCCGGCAGCAAATGGTGGGCAATAGCCAATGAGCACACAGCGGGTGCGCCGGTAAATTCGTCGTGGCGGTCTGGATATTAATCCATGGCGCAGTATCCACCACAGTGAAACCAATCGCCTGCGTCTGGTAAGGCAGTAAGAATAACGAAAGGCACAGCAATATGGGAAAACTCTGCTAGCTAGTGTTTTGTGATTCTTGAAAACGTTGAAGATACGTTCACAGGTTGCAGAACCCTGCCTGAAACATCACCCCCCTGAACGAGGGCAGAGCAGTGTTTTCTCATTGGAGCTACTAAATATGGGCTATCCGTTGTTAAGCCTTACGACCAGAATATTGCTGATTTTCACACTTTCCTGATCACAGCTGCCTGAAGCGTTCGCTGTTGA
Above is a genomic segment from Endozoicomonas euniceicola containing:
- a CDS encoding ABC transporter permease yields the protein MASEWKYQAVAFNTIFVREVRRFTRIWPQTLLPPVITMALYFIIFGTVIGSRIGEMAGFGYMTFVVPGLAMMSVITNSFTNVVSSFFSSKFQRSVEELLVSPVSNSIILMGYVLGGTVRGLLVGILVMMMGAFFVDLQIYSVPITLLAVFMTAVLFALGGFINAIFARKFDDISIIPTFVLMPMTYLGGVFYSIELLPEPWRSLSMLNPILYQVNAFRYGILGEDGGVNVTMAFVVMGLAIALFTVFALWLLRTGKGLRS
- the queF gene encoding NADPH-dependent 7-cyano-7-deazaguanine reductase QueF (Catalyzes the NADPH-dependent reduction of 7-cyano-7-deazaguanine (preQ0) to 7-aminomethyl-7-deazaguanine (preQ1) in queuosine biosynthesis), which encodes MANSVEMSQLGKTSLYETEYNPSILFPIPRKEKQEELGLDPNNLPYVGCDVWYAYEISWLNARGKPLAMVARFELPCDSPCLIESKSFKLYLNSFNQSRFDSVAAARETMIKDLSAAAGAPVKVELMTVAEMEAFGFSKAPGLCVDELDIAIDTYMYQPDFLRKGEGCVEEAIHSNLLKSNCPVTGQPDWGTIVVEYKGEAIDHESFLRYICSFREHQEFHEQCAERVFTDIQQRFRMEELTVYAQYVRRGGLDINPWRSTHHGETNRLRLVRQ